One part of the Thermococcus radiotolerans genome encodes these proteins:
- a CDS encoding serine/threonine-protein kinase RIO2, producing MVSKLLALEAYPNLRDLDFRILRGVELNMRHHRWVPLEDIARFARVDVETASFRLGKLDDLSLVRRRSDIGYIGYQLTIHGYDVLAIRALAKKGVVEAISTAQIGVGKDADVYVGVTPAGEKVAVKFNRIGGRTASRKAAYHGHVFQDKRHTSWLYVSRLIAKKEYEALTLLSPIARVPRPIAWNRHVIVMEFIDGTELAELRDTDLSMEEAREILDTVLDEYLKIVRFGIVHSDMSEFNVVLTHDGGILIIDWAQYVTTDRPESYELLKRDIIVLLNAFRRRWRVEKRFEDVWPDFERAWLESRGEV from the coding sequence ATGGTGAGCAAGCTGCTGGCACTCGAGGCCTATCCCAACCTGCGGGACCTGGACTTCAGGATACTCAGAGGGGTAGAGCTGAATATGCGGCACCACAGGTGGGTTCCGCTCGAGGACATAGCTAGGTTCGCGAGGGTTGACGTGGAAACCGCATCCTTCAGGCTGGGCAAGCTGGACGACCTGTCCCTCGTCAGGCGGAGGAGCGATATAGGCTACATCGGCTACCAGCTCACGATACACGGCTACGACGTCCTGGCGATAAGGGCGCTGGCGAAGAAGGGCGTTGTAGAGGCCATAAGCACCGCCCAGATAGGCGTTGGAAAGGACGCCGATGTGTACGTGGGAGTAACGCCGGCGGGGGAGAAGGTAGCAGTCAAGTTTAACCGCATAGGCGGCAGAACCGCCTCAAGAAAAGCGGCCTATCACGGGCACGTCTTCCAGGACAAAAGACACACGAGCTGGCTCTACGTTTCGAGGCTCATAGCGAAGAAGGAGTACGAGGCGCTGACCCTGTTGAGCCCAATAGCCCGGGTGCCGAGGCCGATAGCGTGGAACAGGCACGTCATCGTTATGGAGTTTATAGACGGAACCGAACTGGCGGAGCTGCGCGACACCGACCTCTCTATGGAGGAGGCGCGGGAGATACTCGACACCGTTCTGGATGAATACCTCAAGATAGTTCGCTTCGGCATCGTTCACTCGGATATGAGCGAGTTCAACGTAGTCCTGACCCACGACGGGGGCATTCTCATAATTGACTGGGCCCAGTACGTCACGACCGACCGCCCGGAGAGTTACGAGCTTCTCAAAAGGGACATAATCGTGCTCCTCAACGCATTCAGAAGAAGGTGGCGCGTGGAGAAGAGGTTTGAAGATGTCTGGCCGGACTTTGAGAGAGCCTGGCTCGAGAGCAGGGGTGAGGTATGA
- a CDS encoding radical SAM protein has protein sequence MKVRVSYGTAIAMGLVRARMLARPTTAYLMTYHDGRCRNNCAFCPQARKSRADLKKLSRITWPAFDVEEVVEALPAGRFARICLQTVDYPGLVSDVLELLDLFHPLGLPVSVSITPVDRETLEEFKSRGVDYIGVGLDVASERLYPGIKDSLYSWDEMWRFTRDVIEVFGDGKAFIHLIIGLGETDREAVETIWRAYSMGAWVSLFAFTPIRGTRLENAKPPSLARYRRIQVAHYLIKEGLVTPEDFEFDESDSLIGFGIEREKLAELIPPEVFATHGCPGCNRPYYNERPKKEPYNFPESPERDYVMRVLDSIL, from the coding sequence ATGAAGGTCAGGGTCTCCTATGGAACGGCCATAGCCATGGGACTCGTAAGGGCCAGGATGCTCGCCAGGCCAACCACCGCGTACCTCATGACGTACCACGACGGCCGCTGTCGCAACAACTGCGCCTTCTGTCCCCAGGCGAGGAAGAGCAGGGCCGACCTGAAGAAGCTCTCCAGGATAACCTGGCCTGCCTTCGACGTGGAAGAGGTCGTTGAGGCCCTCCCTGCGGGCCGCTTCGCGAGGATATGCCTCCAGACGGTTGACTATCCCGGCCTGGTCTCCGACGTTCTTGAACTCCTCGACCTTTTCCATCCGCTGGGCCTTCCGGTCTCGGTCTCGATAACCCCCGTGGATAGGGAAACCCTCGAGGAGTTCAAATCGAGGGGAGTTGACTACATCGGTGTCGGCCTCGACGTGGCCAGCGAGAGGCTCTACCCTGGGATAAAGGACTCCCTCTACTCGTGGGACGAGATGTGGCGTTTCACGAGAGACGTTATCGAGGTCTTCGGCGATGGAAAGGCCTTCATTCATCTTATAATTGGACTTGGTGAGACCGACAGGGAAGCCGTCGAGACCATCTGGAGGGCGTACTCGATGGGTGCCTGGGTTTCCCTCTTCGCCTTCACACCCATAAGGGGAACCCGTCTTGAGAACGCGAAGCCCCCGAGCCTCGCGAGGTACAGGAGAATCCAGGTGGCGCATTACCTCATAAAGGAGGGGCTTGTCACACCGGAGGATTTCGAGTTCGATGAGAGCGACTCCCTCATTGGCTTTGGAATCGAGAGGGAAAAGCTTGCCGAACTCATTCCACCCGAGGTTTTCGCCACCCACGGCTGCCCTGGCTGCAACAGGCCGTACTACAATGAAAGACCCAAAAAAGAACCCTACAACTTCCCCGAAAGTCCCGAGAGGGACTACGTGATGCGCGTCCTTGACTCTATCCTCTGA
- a CDS encoding MFS transporter, giving the protein MDRALRDIWLLNFSTFFFFLGISVVNPIISPFAITLNATPFLVGLVAGVASVVSLFSKPIGGLIGDRGYRFQAMMAGNALGMLAGLLYITSALLGNLWIFAFARAIHGFSMGIFFPSSLSTAVDLAPEGRVGETLGWRGMMFSLGNIIGPALGGYLSDILGFVGAFSFTVTFSLVGLALVVPVWLDGRKAVARREERHEDVSYSELLRSYFVAASLALFFFSFSYAGIITYLPALYKVLGMPQSLFGFYMMVIGISSFVMRLVGGRSADRMGPIPVIRAGMLLVILGYIVLILYSLPPYSYASALLIGAGFGLSVPAMQLMALGNLPARIRTMGSSVYTMFFDLGMLGGQVTLGYVAGIRGYAGVFPLLPFIAGASLIIVHAPHILGGRKG; this is encoded by the coding sequence ATCGACAGAGCGCTCCGGGACATCTGGCTCCTCAACTTCTCGACCTTCTTTTTCTTCCTGGGAATAAGCGTAGTCAACCCCATAATATCGCCCTTCGCGATAACCCTCAACGCCACGCCTTTTCTCGTTGGCCTGGTCGCAGGGGTTGCCTCCGTCGTCTCCCTGTTCTCAAAGCCCATCGGCGGCCTCATAGGGGATAGAGGTTATCGGTTCCAGGCCATGATGGCCGGCAACGCCCTTGGAATGCTGGCCGGGCTCCTCTACATAACCTCCGCGCTCCTCGGAAACCTGTGGATATTCGCCTTCGCCAGGGCGATCCACGGCTTCTCCATGGGGATATTCTTCCCCTCGAGCCTCTCCACCGCAGTTGACCTCGCACCGGAGGGACGCGTCGGCGAGACTCTGGGCTGGAGGGGCATGATGTTCTCCCTCGGCAACATAATCGGCCCGGCCCTCGGAGGCTATCTCTCCGACATCCTCGGCTTCGTCGGGGCCTTCTCATTCACCGTGACGTTCTCCCTCGTTGGCCTCGCCCTCGTAGTCCCGGTCTGGCTCGATGGCAGAAAGGCCGTTGCCAGGAGGGAGGAGAGGCACGAGGACGTCAGCTACTCCGAGCTCCTCAGGAGCTATTTCGTTGCCGCGTCGCTGGCCCTGTTCTTCTTCTCCTTCTCCTACGCCGGCATCATAACGTACCTCCCCGCGCTCTACAAGGTACTGGGGATGCCCCAGAGCCTGTTCGGCTTCTACATGATGGTCATCGGGATATCGAGCTTCGTAATGAGGCTCGTGGGCGGCAGGAGTGCCGACAGAATGGGTCCGATTCCGGTCATACGTGCCGGCATGCTCCTCGTTATCCTCGGCTACATCGTGCTGATCCTTTACAGCCTACCACCTTACTCCTACGCCAGCGCACTCCTCATCGGCGCGGGCTTCGGCCTCTCCGTTCCCGCGATGCAGCTTATGGCCCTTGGAAACCTTCCCGCGAGGATAAGGACGATGGGTTCGAGCGTTTACACGATGTTCTTCGACCTTGGGATGCTCGGGGGCCAGGTAACCCTCGGCTACGTCGCCGGCATCAGGGGTTACGCCGGGGTCTTTCCGCTGCTCCCCTTCATAGCGGGCGCATCACTTATAATAGTCCACGCGCCCCACATACTTGGAGGTAGGAAGGGATGA
- a CDS encoding isoaspartyl peptidase/L-asparaginase family protein gives MVAIIVHGGAGTIRKEERIPKVIEGVREAVLAGWRELKRGSALDAVEEAVKALEDNPLFNAGTGSVLTLDGKVEMDAAIMRGRTLEAGAVAGIWGVKNPISVARKVMEKTDHVLLNGEGAVKFARLMGFEEYNPVTDERLKQWEELRKKLVETGETRHWKKLNELIKEYPEVLRSTVGAVAFDGEEVVAGTSTGGVFLKMFGRVGDTPIIGGGTYANEVAGASCTGLGEVAIKLALAKSATDFVRLGMDAQAASEAAISLATKYFGADTMGIIMVDAKGNVGFAKNTKHMSHAFMREGMDEPVAGV, from the coding sequence ATGGTCGCGATAATAGTTCACGGCGGTGCCGGCACGATAAGGAAGGAGGAGCGCATTCCAAAGGTCATCGAGGGCGTTAGAGAGGCTGTTCTGGCCGGCTGGCGCGAGCTCAAGCGGGGTTCTGCGCTGGATGCAGTGGAAGAGGCAGTCAAAGCCCTCGAGGACAACCCGCTCTTCAACGCAGGAACTGGGAGCGTTCTTACCCTCGACGGCAAGGTCGAGATGGACGCGGCGATAATGCGCGGAAGAACCCTCGAAGCCGGCGCCGTTGCCGGAATCTGGGGCGTCAAGAATCCCATAAGCGTCGCGAGGAAGGTTATGGAGAAGACCGACCACGTGCTCCTCAACGGTGAGGGCGCGGTTAAGTTTGCCAGGCTTATGGGCTTCGAGGAGTACAACCCGGTGACCGACGAGAGGCTGAAGCAGTGGGAGGAGCTGAGGAAGAAGCTCGTTGAAACCGGTGAGACGAGACACTGGAAGAAGCTCAACGAGCTGATAAAGGAGTATCCCGAAGTCCTTAGGAGCACGGTCGGAGCGGTTGCCTTCGACGGCGAGGAGGTCGTCGCCGGAACCTCCACCGGTGGGGTGTTCCTCAAGATGTTCGGCAGGGTTGGCGACACCCCGATAATCGGCGGTGGAACCTACGCCAACGAAGTTGCGGGTGCTTCCTGCACAGGTCTCGGCGAAGTGGCGATAAAGCTCGCCCTGGCCAAGAGCGCCACCGACTTCGTCCGCCTCGGAATGGACGCCCAGGCAGCCAGCGAGGCCGCGATAAGCCTCGCCACGAAGTACTTCGGCGCCGATACGATGGGCATAATAATGGTTGATGCCAAGGGCAACGTGGGCTTCGCGAAGAATACGAAGCACATGAGCCACGCCTTCATGAGGGAGGGAATGGACGAACCCGTAGCGGGGGTTTGA
- a CDS encoding phosphate signaling complex PhoU family protein, which translates to MEFRKIQFTGRSSYIISLPKKWVREHGLAQGDVVPLLINPDGSITIFPKEPREVSEKKILNISKEYSPDMAVRLVISAYIQGYDVLEIHLVEEMPIYKVKIRKVLQSLPGVEIILDEPQRIVAKSLLDEEEVNLAELLNRIRSLIISMLGDLELLIVSPGDDEILRDINDLENELDRFYFLIIRAVNRLLSKRGVTEESGIIRRTFDLLGILFIVRNIERIGDHITRIAENPGEVNVPYLKEKFEGMMAQIEERDLTKIDRLMLELKEEIRSIDYRQSIALESYRRILEYLENIGETIINMALS; encoded by the coding sequence ATGGAGTTCAGAAAAATTCAATTTACCGGCAGGAGTTCATACATAATCTCCCTCCCCAAGAAGTGGGTCAGGGAGCATGGGCTTGCCCAGGGCGATGTCGTTCCGCTCCTCATAAACCCCGACGGGAGCATAACCATATTCCCCAAGGAGCCGAGGGAGGTAAGCGAGAAGAAGATACTGAACATCTCGAAGGAGTATTCCCCCGACATGGCGGTCAGGCTCGTCATCTCTGCCTACATCCAGGGCTATGACGTCCTTGAGATTCACCTCGTCGAGGAGATGCCGATATACAAGGTCAAGATAAGAAAGGTCCTCCAGAGCCTTCCCGGGGTCGAGATAATACTCGACGAGCCCCAGAGGATAGTCGCCAAGAGTTTGCTCGACGAGGAGGAAGTGAACCTCGCGGAGCTCCTCAACAGGATTCGCTCGCTCATCATCTCGATGCTCGGGGACCTCGAGCTGCTGATAGTCTCGCCCGGGGACGACGAGATTCTGCGCGACATAAACGACCTTGAGAACGAGCTGGACAGGTTCTACTTCCTCATAATCCGGGCCGTCAACCGGCTTCTGAGCAAGCGCGGCGTCACGGAGGAGAGTGGCATAATCAGGAGAACCTTCGACCTGCTCGGCATACTCTTCATAGTCAGGAACATCGAGCGCATAGGCGACCACATAACGAGGATCGCCGAGAATCCGGGCGAGGTGAACGTTCCGTATCTCAAGGAGAAGTTTGAGGGGATGATGGCCCAGATCGAGGAGCGCGACCTCACGAAGATCGACAGGCTGATGCTTGAGCTGAAGGAGGAGATACGCTCGATAGACTACCGTCAGTCGATAGCCCTCGAGAGCTACCGCAGGATCCTCGAGTACCTCGAGAACATCGGTGAGACGATAATCAACATGGCGCTGAGCTGA
- a CDS encoding MFS transporter: MLQDYGRDAKILIAANAAGQLFLQFSIFIMPFYLAVLGYDMAAMGTFFSIQTFTGGLFFLMAGQISLRIGYRRALILSAFLGLIGRILQVLALNWYILALGFFLVGANMGLRQPNFTALLSEEVEETQRHHAFSISFGIGTIFNALGVLIAGFAPGFFVGLGLSEGIAYRLVISLALLQFALVIPALLMISDVPVKNPRINWNRELVVKILKFSLPSALIGFGAGITIPYMSLYFKLQFGQTLAAISGIFFFQQLAMGLGSFGLPKLVHRIGPVKVITSFQSIAAFLFAIFPSIETFLVAALLYVVRSILMNIVWPINDSFMMGFFSTEEKATAAGIRRAFSTFMRGGGNYVGGLLFGMSLSYPFYATAALYVIATAIFYAFFIKHNE, from the coding sequence ATGCTCCAGGACTACGGCAGGGACGCGAAAATACTCATAGCAGCTAACGCGGCGGGCCAGCTCTTCCTCCAGTTCTCGATATTCATCATGCCGTTCTATCTGGCCGTTTTGGGCTACGATATGGCCGCCATGGGGACGTTCTTTTCGATACAGACTTTTACGGGAGGGCTTTTCTTTTTGATGGCAGGTCAGATATCACTCAGGATTGGTTATCGAAGAGCATTGATTCTAAGCGCCTTCCTCGGACTAATCGGAAGAATTCTCCAAGTCCTGGCTTTAAACTGGTATATCCTTGCCCTCGGCTTCTTCTTAGTCGGTGCGAACATGGGACTGAGGCAGCCGAACTTTACCGCCCTTCTCAGCGAAGAAGTGGAGGAGACTCAACGCCACCACGCCTTCTCGATAAGCTTTGGAATAGGAACGATATTCAACGCCCTCGGAGTCCTCATAGCCGGCTTTGCTCCGGGCTTTTTCGTGGGGCTTGGACTGAGTGAGGGAATAGCCTACAGACTGGTCATATCCCTGGCGCTTCTCCAGTTTGCCCTCGTGATCCCGGCGCTGCTCATGATAAGCGATGTTCCAGTGAAGAACCCGAGGATAAACTGGAACCGCGAGCTGGTCGTCAAGATACTCAAGTTCTCCCTCCCGAGCGCGCTGATAGGCTTTGGAGCCGGGATAACTATACCCTACATGAGCCTCTACTTCAAGCTCCAGTTCGGACAAACTTTGGCGGCAATAAGCGGGATATTCTTCTTCCAGCAGCTGGCAATGGGCCTCGGCTCCTTCGGCCTTCCAAAGCTGGTTCACAGGATAGGACCTGTGAAGGTGATAACGTCCTTCCAGAGCATAGCGGCATTTCTCTTCGCGATATTCCCCTCGATAGAGACCTTCCTGGTAGCGGCACTGCTCTACGTCGTCCGCTCCATCCTCATGAACATAGTCTGGCCCATAAATGACTCCTTCATGATGGGCTTCTTCTCGACCGAGGAGAAGGCCACCGCGGCGGGGATAAGGAGGGCCTTCTCAACCTTTATGCGCGGAGGAGGGAACTACGTCGGCGGCCTACTGTTTGGAATGTCCCTGAGCTATCCGTTCTATGCGACGGCGGCGCTCTACGTCATTGCAACGGCTATATTCTACGCCTTCTTCATAAAACACAACGAGTGA
- a CDS encoding indolepyruvate oxidoreductase subunit beta, with product MEFNLIITGVGGQGGLTLSRIVGNAAMHEGYNVRIGETLGMSQRYGSVLSYLRFGEEVYSPLIEEGEANLMLALEPAEALRNARFLGKDSHAVINAYPIHTATTLVGKEKYPGLDEIEAALGRICPVYMMDFQREADRINPRTLGVLMLGYAYGKGLVPLKKDSLLEGIRLTLREKLWEINFRALERGIELAKG from the coding sequence ATGGAGTTCAACCTCATAATCACCGGTGTTGGCGGTCAGGGTGGATTGACGCTTTCGAGGATCGTTGGGAACGCTGCCATGCACGAGGGCTACAACGTCAGGATAGGTGAAACCCTCGGGATGAGCCAGCGCTATGGAAGTGTTCTCAGCTATCTCAGGTTTGGAGAGGAGGTCTACTCACCCCTCATCGAGGAAGGGGAAGCAAACCTCATGCTCGCCCTTGAACCCGCTGAGGCGCTGAGAAACGCCCGCTTCTTGGGAAAGGACAGCCACGCAGTGATCAACGCCTACCCGATCCACACGGCAACGACCCTCGTCGGGAAGGAGAAGTATCCGGGGCTGGACGAAATAGAGGCCGCCCTGGGAAGAATCTGCCCCGTGTACATGATGGACTTCCAGCGCGAGGCGGACAGGATAAACCCCAGGACCCTCGGCGTCCTGATGCTCGGCTACGCCTACGGAAAGGGCCTCGTGCCCCTCAAGAAGGACTCCCTGCTTGAGGGAATAAGGCTCACCCTCAGGGAGAAGCTCTGGGAGATCAACTTCAGGGCCCTTGAGCGGGGAATCGAGCTCGCAAAGGGTTGA